The following are encoded together in the Proteiniphilum saccharofermentans genome:
- a CDS encoding valine--tRNA ligase — protein sequence MEIASKYNPAEVEEKWYKYWMDNKLFHSEPDSREPYTIVIPPPNVTGVLHMGHMLNNTIQDVLVRRARMQGKNACWVPGTDHASIATEAKVVNRLAAQGIKKNELSREEFLNHAWDWTHEHGGIILEQLKKLGASCDWDRTAFTMDEIRSESVLKVFCDLHDKGLIYRGVRMVNWDPKALTALSDEEVIHKEVTGKLYYLRYKIEGDPDGAYAVVATTRPETIMGDTAMCIHPDDPKNTHLKGKKVIVPLVGRAIPVIEDDYVDIEFGTGCLKVTPAHDVNDYMLGEKYNLPSIDIFNQDGTLNENGDRYVGMDRFEVRRQIEKDLEEAGLLEKMEPYTNKVGFSERTDAIIEPKLSMQWFLKMDDLARPALEAVEDGTIRFYPEKYKNTYRHWMENIKDWCISRQLWWGHRIPAYFLPQGGYVVAMSREEAFEKALEKVDYPLSIDDLKQDEDVLDTWFSSWLWPISVFDGINHPDNKEIAYYYPTSDLVTAPEIIFFWVARMIMAGYEYRKEPCFRNVYFTGIVRDKLGRKMSKSLGNSPDPIELMEKYGADGVRMGMLLTSPAGNDLPFDESVCEQGRNFNNKIWNAFRLIKGWETDDTIPQPETAKIAAEWFRSKLSETIAELDDLFSKYRLSEALMLLYKLFWDEFSAWYLEMIKPAYQQPIDTETYKITLSYFDALMRLLHPFMPFITEELWQALCDRKAGESIMTSLQPKQTPADKELLNDFETLKEVVAGVRTIRLEKNIPNKDELELQVIGQHNHQYNSVISKICRLSSVISVSEKQPGASGFLVGTIEYSIPLADKMDVEAELQKLKVELTYTEGFLQSVLKKLGNERFVQNAKPEIVEGERKKQADAESKIALLKENIAVLEK from the coding sequence ACCGGCGTACTGCATATGGGGCATATGCTCAATAACACTATCCAGGACGTACTGGTACGCAGGGCGCGGATGCAGGGAAAGAACGCCTGCTGGGTGCCCGGCACGGATCATGCTTCTATTGCTACCGAAGCAAAAGTGGTGAACAGGCTGGCTGCACAGGGTATCAAAAAGAATGAACTCAGCCGGGAAGAATTTCTGAATCATGCATGGGACTGGACTCACGAGCATGGAGGGATTATCCTGGAACAGTTGAAGAAGCTGGGTGCTTCCTGCGATTGGGACAGGACTGCTTTCACTATGGATGAGATCCGTTCTGAGAGCGTACTAAAAGTATTTTGTGATCTACATGATAAAGGACTTATTTACCGCGGAGTAAGGATGGTCAACTGGGATCCAAAAGCCCTTACAGCACTTTCTGACGAAGAGGTGATCCATAAGGAAGTGACCGGCAAACTCTATTATCTACGATATAAAATTGAGGGTGATCCCGACGGGGCATACGCAGTGGTCGCCACTACCCGCCCCGAAACTATCATGGGTGATACGGCCATGTGCATCCATCCCGATGATCCCAAAAACACCCACCTGAAAGGGAAAAAAGTCATTGTTCCTTTAGTCGGCCGGGCTATTCCCGTAATTGAAGATGACTATGTGGATATCGAATTCGGTACCGGTTGCCTGAAAGTGACCCCGGCACACGATGTGAACGACTATATGCTGGGCGAAAAGTACAACCTGCCATCCATCGACATATTCAATCAGGACGGCACACTGAATGAAAATGGCGACCGATATGTGGGAATGGATCGTTTTGAGGTACGCAGGCAGATCGAAAAAGACCTGGAAGAAGCCGGACTATTGGAAAAAATGGAGCCTTACACCAACAAAGTAGGCTTTTCGGAACGTACTGATGCAATAATCGAACCGAAGCTCTCAATGCAATGGTTCCTGAAAATGGACGACCTGGCACGTCCTGCCCTTGAAGCGGTGGAAGATGGAACCATCCGCTTCTATCCTGAAAAATATAAGAACACTTACCGCCACTGGATGGAAAACATCAAGGACTGGTGTATCAGTCGCCAGTTATGGTGGGGACACCGGATACCAGCTTACTTCCTCCCGCAGGGAGGATATGTGGTAGCCATGAGCCGGGAGGAGGCATTCGAAAAAGCATTGGAAAAAGTGGATTATCCGCTATCGATCGACGACTTGAAACAGGACGAGGATGTGCTCGATACCTGGTTCTCTTCATGGCTGTGGCCTATTTCGGTATTCGACGGCATCAACCACCCCGATAACAAGGAGATTGCATACTATTATCCTACAAGCGACCTGGTGACTGCTCCCGAAATTATTTTCTTCTGGGTGGCACGCATGATCATGGCAGGATATGAATACCGCAAGGAACCCTGCTTCCGCAATGTCTATTTCACGGGGATTGTACGGGATAAACTGGGACGGAAGATGTCCAAATCGCTCGGCAATTCACCGGATCCTATCGAACTGATGGAGAAATACGGTGCTGACGGCGTACGTATGGGTATGCTGCTCACTTCCCCGGCCGGGAACGACCTTCCTTTCGATGAATCGGTCTGCGAACAGGGACGTAATTTCAACAACAAGATATGGAATGCTTTCCGCCTTATCAAAGGATGGGAGACCGATGACACCATACCTCAGCCGGAAACGGCTAAGATCGCGGCTGAATGGTTCCGGAGCAAACTCTCCGAAACTATCGCCGAATTAGATGACCTCTTCTCCAAATATCGCCTTTCGGAAGCGTTGATGCTGCTTTACAAACTCTTTTGGGACGAGTTCTCTGCCTGGTACCTCGAAATGATAAAACCGGCCTATCAACAGCCTATCGACACGGAAACATATAAGATCACACTCTCTTATTTTGATGCGCTGATGCGGCTGCTACACCCCTTTATGCCGTTTATTACCGAAGAGTTGTGGCAGGCTTTGTGCGACAGGAAGGCAGGTGAGAGCATCATGACCAGTCTTCAACCGAAACAGACTCCGGCAGATAAGGAACTACTGAACGATTTCGAAACACTGAAAGAGGTAGTTGCCGGTGTACGTACTATCCGTCTGGAAAAGAATATCCCCAACAAGGATGAATTGGAATTACAGGTAATCGGTCAACACAACCATCAATATAATAGTGTGATTTCCAAGATATGCCGTCTCTCCTCCGTCATTTCTGTTTCTGAAAAGCAACCCGGAGCATCGGGTTTTCTTGTAGGGACTATCGAATACAGTATTCCCCTGGCGGATAAAATGGATGTGGAAGCTGAACTCCAGAAGTTGAAGGTAGAACTCACCTATACCGAAGGTTTTTTACAGTCGGTATTAAAAAAACTGGGTAACGAACGGTTTGTACAGAATGCAAAACCTGAAATCGTGGAAGGGGAGCGCAAGAAACAGGCTGACGCCGAAAGTAAAATCGCCCTGCTGAAGGAGAATATCGCGGTATTGGAGAAATAA